Proteins encoded by one window of Candidatus Edwardsbacteria bacterium:
- a CDS encoding DNA internalization-related competence protein ComEC/Rec2 translates to MDRYPALKIFIILLLGVLTASAFSIPFIFSGLIAAASLLLAWAGYRFRIKMVAPALYLALMAAGLASYQIRHSTISPQWDHGSRQILLVKAASEPRRTDRGWRFVSRAIARRSGDSWQPADQKLMTYIGFQGESQPEYGDVLTVEGIWRKAAERRNPGGFDYRQYLERQEVSGIFTANSHKILSHSRGNIVMSGLIIPLRKYVRGTIDRYLGGDPGSLLAGLLLGERYNLSRSVREAFSDTGTAHVLAVSGLHAALMAFIVFIILRLLQLPKRAASLGTVAGLAVYTLLAGASPSIVRSSIMVGAVLLGGLFERRGNGLNMLGLAGLLILAFWPDAACDIGFQLSFAATAGILILTRPIETQLFRASRSARLRKWILTPLAVSLAAQIFTAPLLAWYFHRVPLISLVANLVVVPLTGLILALGLAMVLLNLLGGWIAWPMAASAYICSRAMLDSVAFFSQLKLGTINWPTVTWPQLALYAGVCLLPFLWRRAGKARLAVTSVILMAATVLVWQQVLARPAELRITFLDVGQGDCALVEIPNGKKYLIDAGLYTPYRDSGRDVILPFLRSRGITKLDGVVISHSDADHCGGLSYLLDRVKIGKLIISDHPSAQPMFNRSLEQAKAGKVALEAVSGYDTLCGIWPARGFLYSREDSIDNGNESSLIFYLQYGKASFLFSGDMGPELEGILLQKGLLGSCRVLKVPHHGARPNNPAELAEIIKPEIAITSVGENNRFGHPAREALANYEKCGSKIFRTDHHGAVIIESDGENITYKSIIE, encoded by the coding sequence ATGGACAGATATCCGGCCCTGAAAATTTTCATAATCTTGTTATTGGGGGTGCTGACCGCCTCGGCGTTCAGCATCCCTTTTATTTTTTCAGGACTGATAGCTGCGGCATCGCTGCTGCTGGCCTGGGCAGGTTATCGGTTCAGAATTAAAATGGTTGCACCGGCCCTATATCTGGCCTTGATGGCGGCAGGTCTGGCCAGTTATCAAATAAGGCACTCCACCATTTCTCCCCAATGGGATCACGGCAGCAGACAGATCCTATTGGTAAAGGCAGCCTCCGAGCCGCGCCGGACGGATAGGGGGTGGAGATTTGTATCCCGGGCCATTGCCCGGCGCAGCGGTGATTCCTGGCAGCCAGCCGATCAGAAATTGATGACCTATATCGGCTTCCAAGGGGAAAGCCAGCCGGAATACGGGGATGTATTGACGGTGGAGGGGATCTGGCGTAAGGCCGCCGAGCGGCGCAACCCCGGAGGCTTCGATTACCGCCAGTATCTGGAACGCCAGGAGGTGTCGGGGATATTCACCGCCAACAGCCATAAGATCTTATCGCACTCCCGGGGTAATATCGTGATGTCCGGCCTGATCATCCCCTTGCGGAAGTACGTCAGAGGGACCATCGACCGCTATCTGGGGGGCGACCCGGGATCCCTGCTGGCCGGGCTGCTGCTGGGGGAGCGATACAACCTCTCCCGGTCAGTCCGGGAGGCATTCTCCGACACCGGGACCGCCCATGTGCTGGCGGTGTCCGGGCTTCATGCGGCGCTGATGGCTTTTATCGTTTTCATCATCCTGCGCCTATTGCAACTGCCCAAGCGGGCGGCCAGTCTGGGGACGGTGGCCGGGCTGGCGGTGTATACCTTGCTGGCCGGGGCCAGCCCGTCAATCGTCCGCTCCTCCATCATGGTGGGGGCGGTCCTGCTGGGCGGGCTGTTCGAACGGAGGGGAAACGGCCTGAACATGCTGGGGCTGGCTGGCCTGCTGATACTGGCCTTCTGGCCGGATGCGGCCTGTGACATCGGTTTCCAGCTGTCCTTTGCCGCTACCGCCGGGATATTGATATTGACCAGGCCCATCGAAACCCAGCTTTTCAGGGCCTCCAGATCGGCCCGGTTGAGAAAATGGATATTGACTCCGCTGGCAGTGTCCCTGGCCGCCCAGATATTTACCGCCCCGTTGTTGGCCTGGTATTTCCACCGCGTTCCATTGATCTCACTGGTTGCCAACCTGGTGGTGGTGCCGCTTACCGGGCTGATCCTGGCCCTGGGCCTGGCGATGGTGCTTTTAAATCTTCTGGGCGGCTGGATTGCCTGGCCCATGGCCGCCAGCGCTTATATCTGTTCCCGGGCCATGCTGGACTCGGTAGCGTTCTTCAGCCAACTGAAATTAGGGACCATCAACTGGCCGACCGTGACCTGGCCCCAGCTGGCATTGTATGCCGGGGTCTGCCTGCTGCCCTTTCTGTGGCGAAGGGCCGGGAAGGCACGCCTGGCGGTCACTTCCGTGATTCTGATGGCGGCCACCGTTCTGGTTTGGCAACAGGTTCTGGCCCGGCCGGCCGAACTGAGGATCACTTTTCTGGATGTGGGCCAGGGGGACTGCGCATTGGTGGAGATCCCCAATGGGAAAAAATACCTAATAGACGCCGGGCTGTATACGCCCTACCGGGACAGCGGCCGGGACGTTATCCTGCCTTTCTTGAGATCCCGAGGAATAACCAAGCTTGACGGGGTGGTTATCAGCCACAGCGACGCCGACCACTGCGGCGGGCTGTCATACCTGCTGGACCGTGTAAAGATCGGGAAGCTTATCATCAGCGACCACCCCAGCGCTCAGCCGATGTTCAACCGTTCTTTGGAACAGGCCAAAGCGGGAAAAGTCGCGCTGGAGGCCGTCTCCGGCTACGACACCCTGTGTGGGATCTGGCCGGCCCGGGGTTTTCTGTACTCCCGTGAGGACAGCATTGATAACGGCAATGAGTCATCCCTGATATTTTATCTCCAGTATGGCAAGGCCAGTTTTTTATTTTCCGGGGATATGGGGCCGGAGTTGGAGGGAATCCTGTTACAGAAGGGTTTGCTGGGTTCCTGCCGGGTGCTCAAAGTGCCCCACCACGGAGCCCGGCCCAATAATCCGGCGGAGCTGGCGGAGATCATCAAGCCGGAGATTGCCATCACCTCGGTTGGCGAGAACAATCGGTTCGGGCACCCCGCCCGGGAGGCGCTTGCTAACTATGAAAAATGCGGATCCAAAATATTCAGGACCGATCACCACGGGGCGGTCATCATTGAATCCGACGGAGAAAATATCACCTATAAAAGCATCATAGAATAG
- the deoC gene encoding deoxyribose-phosphate aldolase — METLIEQIKQKLKNSGVPADCERPLSGVWKSVKDEIAGAQKVTDSKELAAHIDHTLLKPEADRQGIIDLCRQAAENEFCSVCINPYWLPLAKENLRGSAVKLCTVCGFPLGADDPALKSDEARKSVEQGADEVDMVINIGALRSGLYREVFDDIAGVVKAAGGKTVKVIIETCLLTQEQKIEACLIARGAGAHFVKTSTGFSSGGATIEDITLMRQTVGPDLGVKASGGVKTAEDAMAMIKAGANRIGTSSGVKIIGK; from the coding sequence ATGGAAACTTTGATTGAACAGATCAAACAGAAACTGAAGAACTCCGGGGTCCCCGCCGATTGCGAAAGGCCCCTCTCCGGTGTCTGGAAATCTGTCAAGGACGAGATCGCCGGGGCACAGAAGGTAACGGACTCCAAAGAACTGGCCGCCCATATTGACCATACATTGCTCAAACCGGAGGCCGACAGACAGGGCATCATAGACCTATGCCGCCAGGCGGCCGAAAACGAATTCTGCTCGGTGTGTATCAATCCATATTGGCTGCCGCTGGCCAAAGAAAATCTCAGGGGCAGCGCCGTAAAATTATGCACGGTGTGCGGCTTTCCGTTGGGGGCGGACGATCCGGCACTGAAGTCGGACGAGGCCCGAAAATCCGTTGAGCAGGGGGCCGACGAGGTGGACATGGTGATCAATATCGGTGCGTTGCGTTCCGGTCTTTACCGTGAAGTCTTCGACGACATCGCCGGGGTGGTGAAAGCGGCCGGGGGCAAAACAGTGAAAGTGATCATCGAGACCTGCCTGCTGACCCAGGAGCAGAAGATAGAGGCCTGCCTGATCGCCCGGGGGGCCGGGGCGCATTTTGTGAAGACCTCCACCGGGTTCTCTTCCGGTGGGGCCACGATCGAGGATATAACATTGATGCGGCAAACGGTGGGACCGGATCTGGGGGTAAAGGCCTCCGGCGGGGTGAAGACCGCCGAGGATGCTATGGCCATGATAAAAGCCGGGGCCAACCGGATCGGGACATCATCAGGAGTGAAAATTATTGGTAAATAG
- a CDS encoding tetratricopeptide repeat protein, translating into MAKVDQIRAKAAEYFQKGDFAKAVNEYKKVLDLEPGNASTYNFIGDAYVKLSNVGEAVSSYLEAVRGYSNDALYNNAIAVCKKILRVNKEDPEVYKTLGELYIQQGLVNEAITNLLEYAERKIKQGKSDEAFPIYHQIVELNPQNLAVRSKLAEMYLTQKKIPEAIEEFSQLAKAYRNQGRTIEAESLEAKVRGMKGEAAPAQAAPEAEVRPDSIIEELSQQRSEASAESAPELVIDKEPEPPKEEDAAKQDWATNIELGDLLVEIGSTQEALDQYHTAANGYMNDDNVEKSVEVYKKIANLQPLELRSRQKLVEIALQNNQSEALIEAYLGLAECLHRRELREQAAAVYQKVLEIDPVNENALESLSLLLPEMPEGAFEMPGMEIHQESAPSQAAVPDISFSQPAASQFEGQPQAPEPAAWQPEPVQAEAPPALDASQPEPEDTQSEEPQFHGQPAEPPASDDVHWGREIVEGGRQSRVKFSVADEEPAAAPGAQEEFLSLQDILAEFKEGVYQSINQEDFQGHYDLGIAYKEMGLAEEAIAEFQVASKGEKERLKSFEMLGICFLDRGEPKFAIKQLERGLSTPGYSDEDYIGLRYNLAQAYELTGEIPSAIKTLEDIYTTDVNFRDVGQRLQSLRASMAPAAPPAATPRPTPQAPQPAPAVAPAPQARPIPQAPQIQRPAGPPPRPGMQPAAPAPQFQPAPEQPEAESAPKPKPIPSKLKKPEKQRISYV; encoded by the coding sequence ATGGCAAAAGTTGATCAAATAAGGGCCAAGGCGGCCGAATATTTCCAAAAGGGCGATTTCGCCAAAGCGGTGAACGAGTATAAAAAAGTGCTGGATCTGGAGCCCGGAAATGCCAGTACCTACAATTTCATCGGCGACGCCTATGTGAAGCTGTCCAATGTCGGAGAGGCGGTCTCCAGTTATCTGGAGGCGGTCAGGGGCTACAGCAACGACGCCCTTTATAACAATGCCATTGCGGTCTGCAAAAAGATCCTCAGGGTCAACAAGGAGGACCCCGAGGTTTACAAGACCCTGGGAGAGCTGTATATCCAGCAGGGGCTGGTCAACGAGGCCATCACCAATCTTCTGGAATACGCCGAGCGGAAGATCAAGCAGGGCAAATCCGACGAGGCTTTTCCGATCTATCACCAGATCGTAGAACTCAATCCCCAGAACCTGGCGGTACGCTCCAAATTGGCCGAGATGTATCTGACCCAGAAGAAGATCCCCGAAGCCATAGAGGAATTCTCCCAGCTGGCCAAGGCCTACCGGAACCAGGGCCGGACGATCGAGGCCGAGTCCTTGGAGGCCAAGGTCAGGGGGATGAAAGGGGAGGCCGCCCCGGCCCAGGCAGCGCCGGAGGCCGAGGTCAGGCCCGATTCCATCATCGAGGAACTGTCCCAGCAGCGATCCGAAGCGTCGGCCGAATCCGCTCCGGAACTGGTGATCGATAAAGAACCGGAGCCGCCCAAGGAGGAAGATGCGGCCAAACAGGACTGGGCCACCAACATCGAGCTGGGCGACCTGCTGGTCGAGATCGGCTCCACCCAGGAGGCCCTGGACCAGTACCACACCGCGGCCAACGGCTACATGAACGACGACAACGTGGAAAAATCGGTGGAGGTATACAAGAAGATAGCCAACCTGCAGCCCCTGGAGCTGCGCAGCCGCCAGAAGCTGGTGGAGATCGCCCTGCAGAACAACCAGTCGGAGGCCCTGATAGAAGCCTATCTGGGGCTGGCCGAGTGCCTGCACCGCAGGGAACTGAGGGAACAGGCGGCGGCGGTTTACCAAAAGGTTCTGGAGATAGATCCGGTTAACGAGAATGCCCTGGAGAGCCTGTCCCTATTGCTTCCGGAGATGCCCGAGGGGGCTTTCGAAATGCCGGGCATGGAGATCCATCAGGAGTCGGCGCCTTCTCAGGCGGCGGTTCCCGATATTTCATTCAGCCAGCCGGCAGCCTCCCAATTCGAAGGGCAACCCCAAGCACCGGAGCCTGCTGCCTGGCAGCCGGAACCGGTCCAGGCTGAGGCCCCGCCGGCCTTGGACGCATCACAGCCCGAGCCGGAAGATACCCAGTCGGAGGAGCCCCAGTTCCATGGTCAGCCGGCCGAGCCACCGGCCAGCGATGACGTTCATTGGGGACGGGAGATAGTGGAGGGAGGCCGCCAGTCAAGGGTCAAGTTCAGTGTGGCCGATGAGGAGCCGGCCGCAGCCCCGGGCGCCCAGGAAGAATTTCTTTCGCTGCAGGACATCCTGGCCGAGTTCAAGGAAGGGGTCTATCAAAGTATAAACCAGGAGGATTTCCAGGGCCATTACGATTTGGGCATAGCCTATAAAGAAATGGGCTTGGCCGAGGAGGCCATTGCCGAGTTCCAGGTAGCTTCCAAGGGCGAGAAGGAGCGCCTGAAGTCCTTCGAGATGCTGGGCATCTGTTTTCTGGATCGGGGGGAGCCCAAGTTCGCCATCAAACAACTGGAGCGGGGGCTCTCCACCCCGGGCTACAGCGATGAGGACTACATCGGCCTGCGGTATAACCTGGCCCAGGCCTATGAGCTGACCGGGGAGATCCCCAGCGCCATCAAGACCCTGGAGGATATCTACACCACCGATGTCAATTTCAGGGATGTGGGACAGAGGCTGCAATCCCTGAGGGCTTCCATGGCGCCCGCCGCTCCTCCGGCCGCAACACCCAGGCCGACGCCTCAGGCGCCTCAGCCGGCCCCGGCCGTTGCTCCGGCTCCCCAGGCCAGGCCGATACCCCAGGCTCCGCAGATCCAACGTCCGGCTGGGCCTCCACCCAGGCCCGGTATGCAGCCTGCCGCCCCGGCTCCCCAATTTCAACCGGCGCCGGAGCAGCCAGAAGCTGAATCCGCACCCAAGCCCAAGCCCATCCCATCCAAGCTGAAGAAACCGGAAAAGCAGAGGATATCCTACGTTTAA
- a CDS encoding endonuclease III domain-containing protein, whose protein sequence is MIYGKKLLKIYKILLKEYGPQDWWPADSPFEVMIGAVLTQNTNWINVSRAIENLKKKDLICPHKIAGISKRKLISAIRPSGFYNQKAAYLKGLSQYVLQRFSGDLRKMSRVETSVLRDELLAIKGLGPETVDSILLYALNKPVFVIDAYTRRIFGRHGIKIKESDYSSWQIFFESHLPSDRKLFNEYHALIVRLAKEKCRKRPDCQGCPLEGVSF, encoded by the coding sequence ATGATATACGGGAAAAAGTTATTAAAAATATATAAAATTCTTTTAAAAGAATACGGACCGCAAGATTGGTGGCCGGCCGACAGCCCTTTTGAGGTAATGATCGGCGCGGTGCTGACCCAGAACACCAATTGGATCAATGTCTCCCGGGCGATAGAGAATTTGAAGAAGAAGGATCTGATCTGCCCGCATAAGATCGCTGGCATCTCTAAGCGAAAACTGATCTCGGCCATCAGGCCGTCCGGCTTTTACAACCAGAAAGCCGCGTATTTAAAGGGTCTCAGCCAATATGTCCTGCAGAGATTTTCCGGCGATTTAAGAAAAATGTCTCGGGTCGAGACCAGCGTTCTGAGAGATGAATTGCTGGCAATCAAGGGCCTGGGTCCGGAGACGGTTGATTCAATTCTTTTATATGCTTTGAACAAACCCGTCTTCGTGATAGACGCCTATACCCGGCGGATCTTCGGCCGTCACGGGATCAAAATAAAAGAATCTGATTATTCATCCTGGCAAATATTTTTCGAATCGCATCTGCCGAGTGATCGGAAATTATTCAACGAATATCATGCCCTGATAGTAAGGCTGGCCAAGGAGAAATGCCGCAAGAGACCTGATTGCCAAGGCTGTCCGCTGGAGGGTGTCTCCTTTTAA
- a CDS encoding ATP-binding cassette domain-containing protein has product MPIIEVNELVKNFRTFRRRSGLWGSFKDLVNRKYHIVRAVDRISFSIEPGEVVGYIGANGAGKSTTIKMLTGILVPTSGSISVQGLVPYKQRYQHVKKIGVVFGQRTQLWWDIAVIEALRLLQKIYEIPKADFELRLKKFEEVLGIADLLNIPVRKLSLGQRMRCDLAASLLHNPPVLFLDEPTIGLDIAVKSSIRDFIKEINREYNTTVILTTHDLSDIEHLCRRVIMIDSGHLIYDGDLKSLKDRAVGRRRLLVDFILPIERPGLEKVLAGYPVEMESDNPFHWEFIFDRKKVNAPEIIGQLLSRLEVRDLELENPKIEDVVREIYRQRQRVKT; this is encoded by the coding sequence ATGCCCATAATCGAAGTAAATGAACTGGTAAAGAATTTCCGGACCTTCCGCCGCCGGAGCGGGCTGTGGGGCTCCTTCAAGGACCTGGTCAACCGCAAGTACCATATTGTCCGGGCGGTGGACCGCATCAGCTTTTCCATCGAGCCGGGCGAAGTGGTGGGATACATCGGGGCCAACGGGGCCGGAAAATCCACCACCATCAAGATGCTGACCGGGATCCTGGTGCCCACCTCGGGCAGCATCAGCGTTCAGGGGCTGGTGCCGTACAAGCAGAGATACCAGCATGTAAAAAAAATCGGGGTGGTGTTCGGCCAGCGCACTCAATTATGGTGGGACATCGCGGTGATCGAGGCCCTGCGCCTGTTGCAGAAGATATACGAGATACCCAAAGCGGATTTCGAGTTGCGGCTGAAGAAATTCGAGGAGGTGCTGGGGATCGCGGATCTGCTGAACATCCCGGTCCGCAAACTTTCCCTGGGCCAGCGGATGCGCTGCGACCTGGCGGCCTCCCTGCTGCACAACCCCCCGGTGCTGTTTCTGGACGAGCCCACCATCGGGCTGGATATCGCGGTCAAATCCAGCATCCGGGATTTCATCAAGGAGATCAACCGGGAATACAACACCACCGTGATCCTGACCACTCACGACCTGAGCGATATCGAGCATCTCTGCCGCCGGGTGATCATGATCGACAGCGGCCACCTGATATACGACGGGGATCTCAAATCACTCAAGGACCGGGCAGTGGGCCGCCGCCGGCTGCTGGTGGATTTTATACTGCCCATAGAACGTCCTGGCTTAGAGAAGGTGTTGGCGGGATATCCGGTGGAGATGGAGAGCGATAATCCGTTCCACTGGGAGTTCATCTTCGACCGTAAAAAAGTCAACGCTCCGGAGATAATCGGCCAGCTGCTGTCCCGGCTTGAAGTAAGGGATCTGGAACTGGAGAACCCCAAGATCGAAGATGTGGTCCGGGAAATATACCGCCAGAGACAGCGGGTAAAAACGTGA
- a CDS encoding AAA family ATPase, with the protein MDYERFFKLNDDPFSNIPDSRFYYDSPQHSRAIIHLAHVAERMRGLGVLTGEVGTGKTMLARRLLEILREDGRFETALLVLTHGDFSPLWFLRRVSALLDVKEAPEDKTQVSSALARRLMEIHAEGRKAVILIDEANLLRGQAMLEEIRGLLNLELSDARLITFILFGMTEVNQNLLVDVSLNQRVSVKYHLGPLDDAAAREYVQHRLVVAGREEELFTDTAYELIARYAQGRPRLINAICDNALMEGCLQEKDLLDASVIQIVANNLGLDDGAEQTAGVAAGAEANEYGF; encoded by the coding sequence ATGGACTACGAAAGATTTTTCAAGCTTAATGACGATCCTTTTTCCAATATCCCCGACAGCCGATTCTACTACGACAGCCCCCAGCACAGCCGGGCCATAATACATCTGGCCCACGTGGCCGAGAGGATGAGGGGTCTGGGGGTGCTGACCGGAGAGGTGGGCACCGGAAAGACCATGCTGGCCCGGCGCCTGTTGGAGATCCTCCGCGAGGACGGGAGGTTTGAGACGGCGCTGCTGGTGCTGACCCACGGCGATTTCAGTCCATTATGGTTTCTCCGGAGGGTAAGCGCACTTTTAGACGTCAAGGAGGCCCCCGAAGATAAGACCCAGGTGTCATCGGCCCTGGCCCGTCGTTTGATGGAGATCCATGCCGAGGGCCGCAAGGCGGTGATCCTGATCGACGAGGCCAATCTCCTGCGGGGGCAAGCCATGCTGGAGGAGATCCGCGGCCTTTTGAACCTGGAGCTGTCCGATGCCCGGCTGATAACCTTCATCCTGTTCGGCATGACCGAGGTCAACCAGAACCTGCTGGTGGATGTTTCGCTCAATCAAAGGGTGTCGGTGAAATATCACCTGGGTCCGCTGGATGATGCTGCGGCCAGGGAGTACGTCCAGCACCGGCTGGTGGTGGCCGGCCGCGAGGAGGAGCTTTTCACCGATACCGCCTATGAACTGATCGCCCGGTATGCCCAGGGCCGCCCCCGCCTGATAAACGCCATCTGCGACAACGCCCTGATGGAGGGCTGCCTCCAGGAGAAGGACCTGCTGGACGCCTCGGTAATTCAGATCGTGGCCAACAATCTGGGACTGGACGACGGCGCGGAGCAGACGGCCGGAGTGGCGGCCGGGGCCGAGGCCAACGAATACGGATTCTGA
- a CDS encoding ABC-2 family transporter protein, with amino-acid sequence MSRLAKYWAFMRMGYLTYLAYRFQVLMNFVSYLLIIALNYFLWKAVFAKHQVIAGFTMEQMMTYVVIGWSARTFFANRIDRMIGDAVRDGSIAMDLLKPTNFQLYHYFRAFGRAAFMFLFMTLPIIIVASVIFPVSLPSGKLGPYLFPLSVILSFFLHAGISYLTGLVAFFTRNNEGVLRFKQLLVEVFSGVMIPITFFPDWVQNVLFWLPFKYIAYAPLRIYLGMEPLSKVHQGVLLQIMWIVIIYLTGQIVWHYAIKRLEIQGG; translated from the coding sequence GTGAGCCGACTGGCCAAATACTGGGCATTCATGCGGATGGGCTATCTGACTTACCTGGCCTACCGCTTTCAGGTGCTGATGAACTTCGTCTCCTACCTGCTGATCATCGCCCTGAACTATTTTTTATGGAAGGCGGTTTTCGCCAAGCACCAGGTGATAGCCGGCTTCACCATGGAGCAGATGATGACCTACGTGGTGATCGGCTGGTCGGCCCGGACCTTTTTCGCCAACCGGATAGACCGGATGATCGGCGATGCGGTGCGTGACGGCTCCATTGCCATGGACCTGTTGAAGCCCACCAATTTCCAGCTGTACCACTATTTCCGGGCTTTCGGAAGGGCGGCGTTCATGTTTCTGTTTATGACCCTGCCCATCATTATCGTGGCCTCGGTGATCTTCCCGGTCAGCCTGCCCAGCGGGAAGCTGGGGCCGTACCTTTTCCCCCTGAGTGTGATCCTGAGCTTCTTCCTGCATGCCGGTATCAGCTATCTGACCGGGCTGGTGGCTTTCTTCACCCGGAACAACGAAGGGGTGCTGCGCTTCAAACAGCTGCTGGTGGAGGTCTTCTCCGGGGTGATGATCCCGATCACTTTCTTCCCCGACTGGGTGCAGAATGTTTTGTTCTGGCTGCCATTCAAATACATTGCTTATGCCCCGCTGCGTATCTACCTGGGAATGGAGCCGCTGTCCAAGGTCCACCAGGGGGTGCTGCTGCAGATAATGTGGATTGTGATAATCTACCTGACCGGGCAGATCGTCTGGCATTACGCCATCAAGCGGCTGGAGATCCAGGGGGGCTAA
- a CDS encoding tetratricopeptide repeat protein, whose amino-acid sequence MAEINRLKEQARAFYQKAEWEKAKRAAEQIVSIEPEDSEFNLTLANIYLELGEGRKGLDMYEKALRLSEKSGDFSRVIAASKKILSIDKDRIELYNKIAEGYLNLGLKSGAVREWVRYANQMKIRSDFTAMAAVYQRITDIIPENPPLKAGYQKIRQLADQAVSDNSENAPEPADIVPYRRLVDVALKMGQARKIIETQQSYARVLQRRGFVRKARAVYQKILERDPGNEEALAKVLSSSEDSALDDKKLQSELLEACKNYQELIWNKIDEAYEPYYDLGILFRQEGLKDEAIVEFQNSIKGGNRQLKGFEMLAVSFLEQGDYGLAKEVLSQGLSIRKFLDNEYVGLHYNLGVAHEQLGDSQKALYEYEQVYVIDITYKDVAKRLRDLENKFKDPQQTRITLPEQEAAAGPGSGIEPGSLEPASEEAPRQIVAVDEIIERIPAEALPAGDEEFYPKAAVITLSENTSDDRYAPLDENDDVSYQQANLPIEETASETETETEPPPETAPIVLSQKDKGLSFL is encoded by the coding sequence ATGGCTGAAATAAACCGATTGAAAGAGCAGGCCCGGGCTTTTTACCAGAAGGCCGAGTGGGAGAAGGCCAAGAGGGCGGCGGAGCAGATTGTCTCCATCGAGCCGGAGGATTCCGAGTTCAACCTGACCCTGGCCAATATCTATCTGGAATTGGGCGAGGGGCGCAAGGGCCTGGACATGTACGAGAAGGCCTTGAGGCTTTCGGAGAAGTCCGGGGACTTCAGCCGGGTGATCGCCGCCTCCAAGAAGATTTTGTCTATTGACAAGGATAGGATAGAGTTATATAATAAGATAGCTGAAGGATATCTTAACCTGGGGCTGAAGAGCGGGGCCGTCCGGGAGTGGGTCCGTTATGCCAACCAGATGAAGATCCGTTCGGATTTTACTGCTATGGCGGCGGTATACCAGCGGATAACAGACATTATTCCGGAGAATCCTCCCTTAAAAGCCGGTTACCAGAAGATCAGGCAGCTGGCGGACCAGGCCGTTTCCGACAATTCGGAGAATGCCCCGGAGCCGGCGGATATTGTCCCCTACCGCCGTTTGGTGGACGTGGCTCTGAAGATGGGTCAGGCCAGGAAGATCATCGAAACCCAGCAGAGCTATGCCCGGGTGCTGCAGAGAAGGGGCTTTGTCCGGAAGGCCAGGGCGGTCTATCAGAAGATACTGGAACGCGATCCCGGCAATGAAGAAGCCCTGGCCAAGGTGCTTTCATCGTCCGAGGACAGCGCCCTGGATGATAAAAAACTTCAATCCGAGCTGCTGGAAGCCTGCAAAAACTACCAGGAACTGATCTGGAACAAGATAGACGAAGCCTATGAGCCTTATTACGACCTGGGCATTCTTTTCCGGCAGGAGGGCTTAAAGGACGAGGCCATAGTTGAATTTCAGAACTCCATCAAAGGCGGGAACCGGCAGTTAAAGGGATTTGAGATGCTGGCGGTATCATTCCTGGAGCAGGGTGATTACGGTCTGGCTAAAGAAGTGCTCAGCCAGGGCCTCTCCATCCGGAAATTTTTGGATAATGAATATGTGGGCCTGCACTACAACCTGGGGGTGGCCCATGAGCAACTGGGGGATTCCCAGAAGGCTTTATACGAGTACGAGCAGGTCTACGTCATTGATATTACCTATAAGGACGTCGCCAAGCGCCTGAGGGATCTGGAGAACAAATTCAAGGATCCGCAGCAGACCAGGATCACCCTTCCGGAACAGGAGGCGGCTGCCGGCCCGGGTTCCGGCATTGAGCCGGGATCATTAGAACCGGCGTCTGAAGAAGCGCCGAGGCAGATAGTTGCCGTTGATGAGATAATCGAAAGGATCCCTGCGGAAGCGCTTCCCGCCGGCGATGAGGAATTTTATCCAAAGGCCGCGGTGATCACTCTCTCTGAGAATACCAGTGACGATAGATATGCTCCGCTGGATGAGAATGATGATGTTTCATATCAGCAGGCAAATTTGCCGATTGAGGAGACGGCTTCCGAAACAGAAACGGAAACCGAACCGCCCCCGGAGACAGCGCCGATAGTCCTCAGCCAGAAAGATAAAGGGCTTTCTTTCCTATAA